In a single window of the Etheostoma spectabile isolate EspeVRDwgs_2016 chromosome 3, UIUC_Espe_1.0, whole genome shotgun sequence genome:
- the LOC116673808 gene encoding arfaptin-2 isoform X1 has product MMADSIMSKAATMEIPINSNGDTGTLPEDDSLEQDLQQVMVSGPNLNETSIVSGGYGGPAGGIIPTSTIKGPAVRFNPEYLDRRRAPAPGPDIRMKSRGVGLPNSQSTASRLAQHPDQHPGSPNNNTGNSTEEVSRGVAVEKLDSVKKWGINTYKCTKQMFSERFGRGSRTVDLELEAQIDVLRETKNKYEHILRLATALTSHFQSMVQTQQALGDTFTDLSQKSPELQDEFGYNAETQKLLCKNGEALLGAISFFVSSIDTLVNKTMEDTLLTIKLYENARLEFDAYRSDLEELSLGPRDAATMVRIEMAQHDYQIHRDKYERLRSDVTIKLKFLEENKVKVMHKQLLLFHNAISAYFAGNQEQLEQTLIQFNVKLKPPGSDKPSWLEEQ; this is encoded by the exons ATGATGGCAGACAGTATCATGAGCAAGGCTGCTACCATGGAGATCCCCATTAACAGCAATGGAGACACAGGGACTCTGCCAGAGGATGACAGCCTGGAGCAG GATTTGCAGCAGGTGATGGTGTCTGGACCCAACCTGAATGAAACCAGCATTGTCTCAGGAGGTTATGGAGGACCTGCAGGGGGCATCATTCCCACCAGCACCATCAAAG GGCCGGCAGTTCGCTTCAACCCTGAGTATCTGGACAGAAGACGAGCCCCTGCACCCGGACCAG ACATTCGCATGAAATCCAGGGGTGTTGGCTTGCCTAACAGCCAGTCTACAGCCAGTCGACTTGCCCAACACCCAGACCAGCATCCAG GGTCGCCAAACAATAACACTGGTAATTCCACTGAGGAAGTTTCTCGTGGTGTGGCAGTGGAGAAATTGGACAGTGTGAAGAAATGGGGCATAAACACATATAAG TGTACAAAGCAGATGTTCTCCGAGAGGTTTGGCCGAGGTTCACGGACAGTAGACCTGGAACTGGAAGCCCAGATTGACGTGTTGAGAGAGACCAAGAACAAGTATGAACACATCCTAAGACTGGCCACTGCACTCACCAGCCATTTTCAAAGCATGGTGCAGACACAACAGGCTTTAGGAGACACCTTCACTGACCTCAGCCAGAAGTCCCCAGAGTTGCAG GACGAGTTTGGGTATAACGCAGAAACACAAAAGCTGTTGTGTAAGAATGGCGAGGCTCTGCTTGGTGCCATCAGTTTCTTTGTGTCCAGTATCGACACCCTGGTCAACAAAACAATGGAGGATACTCTGTTGACTATTAAGCTATATGAAAACGCAAG ACTTGAGTTTGATGCCTATCGGTCTGATCTGGAAGAGTTGAGTTTGGGCCCTCGGGATGCAGCTACCATGGTCCGCATTGAGATGGCTCAGCATGATTACCAGATCCACAGAGACAAATATGAAAGGCTGCGTAGCGACGTCACCATCAAGCTCAAATTCCTGGAGGAAAACAAG gTGAAGGTTATGCACAAGCAGCTGCTTCTCTTCCACAATGCTATCTCAGCTTACTTTGCTGGCAACCAGGAGCAGTTGGAACAAACTCTAATACAGTTCAATGTTAAGTTAAAGCCCCCGGGATCAGACAAGCCATCCTGGCTGGAGGAGCAGTAA
- the LOC116673808 gene encoding arfaptin-2 isoform X2: MMADSIMSKAATMEIPINSNGDTGTLPEDDSLEQDLQQVMVSGPNLNETSIVSGGYGGPAGGIIPTSTIKDIRMKSRGVGLPNSQSTASRLAQHPDQHPGSPNNNTGNSTEEVSRGVAVEKLDSVKKWGINTYKCTKQMFSERFGRGSRTVDLELEAQIDVLRETKNKYEHILRLATALTSHFQSMVQTQQALGDTFTDLSQKSPELQDEFGYNAETQKLLCKNGEALLGAISFFVSSIDTLVNKTMEDTLLTIKLYENARLEFDAYRSDLEELSLGPRDAATMVRIEMAQHDYQIHRDKYERLRSDVTIKLKFLEENKVKVMHKQLLLFHNAISAYFAGNQEQLEQTLIQFNVKLKPPGSDKPSWLEEQ; this comes from the exons ATGATGGCAGACAGTATCATGAGCAAGGCTGCTACCATGGAGATCCCCATTAACAGCAATGGAGACACAGGGACTCTGCCAGAGGATGACAGCCTGGAGCAG GATTTGCAGCAGGTGATGGTGTCTGGACCCAACCTGAATGAAACCAGCATTGTCTCAGGAGGTTATGGAGGACCTGCAGGGGGCATCATTCCCACCAGCACCATCAAAG ACATTCGCATGAAATCCAGGGGTGTTGGCTTGCCTAACAGCCAGTCTACAGCCAGTCGACTTGCCCAACACCCAGACCAGCATCCAG GGTCGCCAAACAATAACACTGGTAATTCCACTGAGGAAGTTTCTCGTGGTGTGGCAGTGGAGAAATTGGACAGTGTGAAGAAATGGGGCATAAACACATATAAG TGTACAAAGCAGATGTTCTCCGAGAGGTTTGGCCGAGGTTCACGGACAGTAGACCTGGAACTGGAAGCCCAGATTGACGTGTTGAGAGAGACCAAGAACAAGTATGAACACATCCTAAGACTGGCCACTGCACTCACCAGCCATTTTCAAAGCATGGTGCAGACACAACAGGCTTTAGGAGACACCTTCACTGACCTCAGCCAGAAGTCCCCAGAGTTGCAG GACGAGTTTGGGTATAACGCAGAAACACAAAAGCTGTTGTGTAAGAATGGCGAGGCTCTGCTTGGTGCCATCAGTTTCTTTGTGTCCAGTATCGACACCCTGGTCAACAAAACAATGGAGGATACTCTGTTGACTATTAAGCTATATGAAAACGCAAG ACTTGAGTTTGATGCCTATCGGTCTGATCTGGAAGAGTTGAGTTTGGGCCCTCGGGATGCAGCTACCATGGTCCGCATTGAGATGGCTCAGCATGATTACCAGATCCACAGAGACAAATATGAAAGGCTGCGTAGCGACGTCACCATCAAGCTCAAATTCCTGGAGGAAAACAAG gTGAAGGTTATGCACAAGCAGCTGCTTCTCTTCCACAATGCTATCTCAGCTTACTTTGCTGGCAACCAGGAGCAGTTGGAACAAACTCTAATACAGTTCAATGTTAAGTTAAAGCCCCCGGGATCAGACAAGCCATCCTGGCTGGAGGAGCAGTAA
- the LOC116673808 gene encoding arfaptin-2 isoform X3 gives MMADSIMSKAATMEIPINSNGDTGTLPEDDSLEQDLQQVMVSGPNLNETSIVSGGYGGPAGGIIPTSTIKGSPNNNTGNSTEEVSRGVAVEKLDSVKKWGINTYKCTKQMFSERFGRGSRTVDLELEAQIDVLRETKNKYEHILRLATALTSHFQSMVQTQQALGDTFTDLSQKSPELQDEFGYNAETQKLLCKNGEALLGAISFFVSSIDTLVNKTMEDTLLTIKLYENARLEFDAYRSDLEELSLGPRDAATMVRIEMAQHDYQIHRDKYERLRSDVTIKLKFLEENKVKVMHKQLLLFHNAISAYFAGNQEQLEQTLIQFNVKLKPPGSDKPSWLEEQ, from the exons ATGATGGCAGACAGTATCATGAGCAAGGCTGCTACCATGGAGATCCCCATTAACAGCAATGGAGACACAGGGACTCTGCCAGAGGATGACAGCCTGGAGCAG GATTTGCAGCAGGTGATGGTGTCTGGACCCAACCTGAATGAAACCAGCATTGTCTCAGGAGGTTATGGAGGACCTGCAGGGGGCATCATTCCCACCAGCACCATCAAAG GGTCGCCAAACAATAACACTGGTAATTCCACTGAGGAAGTTTCTCGTGGTGTGGCAGTGGAGAAATTGGACAGTGTGAAGAAATGGGGCATAAACACATATAAG TGTACAAAGCAGATGTTCTCCGAGAGGTTTGGCCGAGGTTCACGGACAGTAGACCTGGAACTGGAAGCCCAGATTGACGTGTTGAGAGAGACCAAGAACAAGTATGAACACATCCTAAGACTGGCCACTGCACTCACCAGCCATTTTCAAAGCATGGTGCAGACACAACAGGCTTTAGGAGACACCTTCACTGACCTCAGCCAGAAGTCCCCAGAGTTGCAG GACGAGTTTGGGTATAACGCAGAAACACAAAAGCTGTTGTGTAAGAATGGCGAGGCTCTGCTTGGTGCCATCAGTTTCTTTGTGTCCAGTATCGACACCCTGGTCAACAAAACAATGGAGGATACTCTGTTGACTATTAAGCTATATGAAAACGCAAG ACTTGAGTTTGATGCCTATCGGTCTGATCTGGAAGAGTTGAGTTTGGGCCCTCGGGATGCAGCTACCATGGTCCGCATTGAGATGGCTCAGCATGATTACCAGATCCACAGAGACAAATATGAAAGGCTGCGTAGCGACGTCACCATCAAGCTCAAATTCCTGGAGGAAAACAAG gTGAAGGTTATGCACAAGCAGCTGCTTCTCTTCCACAATGCTATCTCAGCTTACTTTGCTGGCAACCAGGAGCAGTTGGAACAAACTCTAATACAGTTCAATGTTAAGTTAAAGCCCCCGGGATCAGACAAGCCATCCTGGCTGGAGGAGCAGTAA